Proteins encoded by one window of Acidobacteriota bacterium:
- a CDS encoding ABC transporter permease, whose product MLSRRKMFIIVTAFAAAHCGILFAGFFAPYTPATQHREYAYAAPTKLHFVDVAGHVHIRPFVYPSVPVEGDGFQYREDPTSTYPIRLFSRNSDGTHLLSVDAPAHLFLFGTDGYGRDIFSRVLFGGRVSLLAASVATVLSLLIGVVLGGVAGQFGGLSDTLVMRGSELILALPWIYLLLALRASLPLHVDPTKTLILLSVVVGAMGWARPARLIRGVVLSARERPFVAAARGFGASEWYLLRCHVLPQTLGIITTQAVVLIPQFIAAEATLSFLGLGIGEPIPSWGNMLSAFQQFQTVSSYWWMAAPLVALVTVSTTYFVLADALHQAGARINSGRSYA is encoded by the coding sequence ATGCTGAGCCGTCGGAAGATGTTCATCATCGTAACTGCCTTCGCGGCGGCCCATTGTGGAATCTTGTTCGCAGGGTTCTTTGCTCCCTATACGCCGGCAACACAGCACAGGGAATATGCCTACGCTGCGCCCACTAAGTTGCATTTCGTAGATGTCGCGGGCCATGTACATATTCGTCCGTTTGTTTACCCCTCAGTTCCTGTGGAAGGAGACGGGTTCCAATACCGTGAGGATCCCACTTCCACGTACCCCATTCGCCTCTTTAGTCGTAATTCAGATGGAACGCATCTTCTATCTGTGGATGCTCCGGCCCATTTGTTTCTATTCGGAACCGATGGCTATGGAAGAGACATTTTTTCGCGTGTCTTGTTTGGCGGACGTGTGTCGCTATTAGCCGCGAGCGTGGCAACTGTGTTGTCGCTGCTGATCGGAGTTGTGCTTGGCGGCGTCGCCGGACAGTTTGGCGGACTGTCAGATACGCTAGTCATGCGCGGCTCAGAACTCATTCTGGCCTTGCCCTGGATTTATTTATTGCTCGCGCTCCGCGCGTCTCTTCCTTTGCACGTAGATCCAACGAAAACTTTGATCCTTTTATCTGTTGTGGTCGGCGCAATGGGATGGGCACGTCCTGCGCGACTGATTCGTGGCGTGGTGCTCAGTGCTAGAGAGAGGCCCTTCGTTGCAGCAGCTCGAGGATTCGGAGCATCGGAGTGGTATCTATTGCGGTGTCATGTGCTTCCTCAGACACTGGGCATCATCACTACACAAGCCGTGGTTCTAATTCCACAATTCATTGCAGCAGAAGCCACGCTGTCTTTTCTTGGACTCGGGATTGGGGAGCCCATTCCCAGCTGGGGAAACATGCTCTCGGCATTTCAGCAGTTCCAAACTGTGAGCTCTTATTGGTGGATGGCGGCTCCGCTGGTGGCCCTGGTCACAGTATCAACCACATACTTTGTCCTCGCTGATGCACTGCACCAGGCTGGAGCCAGGATCAACTCAGGACGAAGCTATGCGTAA
- a CDS encoding IS110 family transposase: MSDVKFIGLDVHKTSISAAVLNESGQQVMKAVFMTNAAAVLAFVRGVSGTLRVTFEEGTHAAWLHSLLQSQVGEVLVCNPRKNALLKSGNKSDQIDARKLADLLRSNLLTPVFHDDSRTLTLKELGRTYRAVTDDTTRVMRRLKALYRSQAIDCNGKKLYTRGRREQWLNQLLQAGQRYRAQRMFEQFDSLQTMRRQIRSDLIQEGHKHAATAILSSIPFVGPIRSALLIARVQTPFRFRSKRQFWAYCGLALETRSSADHQMIDGELRRKSKPVFIRGLNLNHNPDLKNIFKSAATTASACPGPFRDFYENLLGKGMKPEMARLTLARKIAAISLSVWKKGERFDPEQLKTQAA, encoded by the coding sequence ATGAGTGACGTTAAGTTTATTGGTCTGGATGTACACAAGACAAGTATCTCGGCGGCAGTACTGAACGAGAGCGGCCAGCAAGTGATGAAGGCCGTGTTCATGACCAACGCTGCCGCGGTGCTGGCATTTGTGCGCGGTGTGTCAGGCACACTGCGAGTGACCTTCGAAGAAGGCACGCATGCCGCCTGGCTACATAGCCTGCTGCAGTCGCAGGTAGGGGAAGTGCTGGTGTGCAACCCGCGCAAGAACGCTCTGCTGAAGAGCGGCAACAAGAGCGACCAGATCGACGCGCGCAAGCTGGCCGATCTGCTGCGCAGCAATCTGCTGACTCCGGTCTTTCACGACGACAGCCGCACCCTGACGCTGAAAGAACTCGGTCGCACTTACCGCGCAGTAACCGACGACACTACGCGCGTGATGCGCCGACTCAAAGCGCTCTATCGCAGTCAAGCCATCGATTGCAACGGCAAGAAGCTGTACACGCGAGGCCGTCGGGAACAGTGGTTAAACCAACTCCTTCAGGCTGGCCAACGATATCGCGCCCAGCGCATGTTCGAGCAGTTTGACAGCTTGCAGACCATGCGTCGGCAGATCCGCAGCGATCTGATCCAGGAAGGTCATAAACATGCGGCCACGGCGATCCTGAGCAGCATTCCCTTTGTGGGACCGATTCGTTCTGCCTTGCTGATCGCGCGCGTGCAGACTCCGTTCCGTTTTCGCAGCAAGCGTCAGTTCTGGGCCTACTGCGGACTGGCGCTGGAAACGCGCAGCAGCGCCGACCACCAGATGATCGACGGTGAGCTGAGACGCAAGAGCAAGCCGGTCTTCATCCGCGGATTGAACCTGAATCACAATCCCGATCTGAAGAACATTTTTAAATCGGCGGCTACTACGGCCAGCGCTTGCCCCGGACCGTTTCGTGACTTCTACGAAAACCTTCTGGGGAAGGGGATGAAGCCGGAGATGGCCAGGCTAACCCTGGCGCGCAAGATCGCCGCCATCAGTTTGAGTGTCTGGAAGAAAGGAGAACGCTTCGATCCAGAGCAACTAAAAACACAAGCAGCTTGA
- a CDS encoding PadR family transcriptional regulator, which produces MKAKTEVPQGTLALMVLKTLDVLGPLHGYGVAKRIEQISGDLLSVNQGTLYPVLLKLEQEGSIASEWGTSENNRRARFYRLTRSGRKQLRIETQDWEQTATIIARFFAVKAEDLQ; this is translated from the coding sequence ATGAAAGCGAAGACCGAAGTCCCGCAGGGCACATTAGCGTTGATGGTGCTTAAGACGCTAGACGTACTCGGCCCACTGCATGGCTACGGAGTCGCAAAACGTATCGAACAAATCAGTGGAGACCTGCTTAGCGTGAATCAAGGCACGCTTTATCCCGTCTTGCTGAAGCTTGAGCAGGAAGGTTCTATCGCCTCTGAGTGGGGAACCTCTGAGAATAATCGCCGGGCTCGCTTCTACCGATTGACGCGCAGCGGTCGCAAACAATTGCGCATCGAGACTCAGGATTGGGAACAGACAGCAACTATCATCGCCCGCTTCTTTGCGGTAAAAGCCGAGGATCTCCAGTGA
- a CDS encoding CopY family transcriptional regulator, translating into MWLKRKFGAPQALVEQLGALESELMERIWARGETSVRDLHNEIAPRLAYTTVMTTLDRLFKKGLLDRRALGRAFYYTPTVSKRDYNQQLAQHLFGIAVEESGSKQALLSCFVDYVTDADRKLLDDLDELVKAKKRTLRLSK; encoded by the coding sequence ATGTGGCTTAAGCGGAAGTTTGGCGCGCCGCAAGCACTAGTAGAGCAGCTGGGCGCTCTGGAATCGGAGTTGATGGAGCGAATTTGGGCTCGCGGCGAGACCAGTGTTCGCGACCTTCACAATGAGATCGCGCCGCGATTGGCGTACACAACGGTGATGACGACGCTCGATCGTCTCTTCAAGAAAGGTCTTCTGGATCGACGTGCCTTGGGTCGTGCCTTTTATTACACGCCGACAGTAAGCAAGCGTGACTACAACCAACAACTTGCTCAACATTTGTTCGGCATCGCGGTCGAGGAGAGTGGCAGCAAGCAGGCGCTGTTGTCTTGCTTCGTCGATTACGTGACCGATGCCGACCGAAAGCTGCTCGACGACCTTGATGAGTTGGTCAAAGCGAAGAAGCGCACTTTACGGCTCTCTAAATGA
- a CDS encoding ABC transporter substrate-binding protein: MNALRFLKRRLVHSVLLLATISVLTFGIAQLAPGTFLDEMRVNPQISAQTINAIRMQYGLDQPLPVRYLRWIASAATGGFGYSLAYNMPVSKLLWTRLGNTLLLGTTAMLIGWTLALPLGIWSAFRSQSWIDRVNSAVSTLLLGTPELALAMFLMFTAAHFAMLPTGGMSSLPTEGAAWFAVPDMIRHLLIPAVALALTASPILFRHVRSAMLEAWNSPFVNAAKGHGIGNKRLLMQYALPAAANPLISLFGLSLAGLLSGSFLIEIITGWPGLGPLFINAVFARDLHIVMAVVMLFSVLLVFANLASDLFLYALDPRVRAEC; the protein is encoded by the coding sequence ATGAACGCTCTTCGCTTCCTGAAACGCCGCCTGGTGCACTCCGTGCTATTGCTTGCGACGATCTCGGTGCTCACATTTGGAATCGCGCAACTCGCTCCGGGCACATTCTTGGACGAGATGCGTGTAAATCCGCAAATTTCCGCTCAAACGATCAATGCCATTCGCATGCAGTACGGGCTCGATCAACCTCTACCGGTCCGCTACCTTCGGTGGATTGCATCTGCAGCTACGGGTGGCTTTGGCTATTCATTGGCGTACAACATGCCCGTCAGCAAGCTTCTGTGGACCAGACTGGGAAACACTCTTCTGCTGGGAACGACGGCCATGCTCATCGGGTGGACGCTGGCATTGCCTTTGGGAATTTGGTCCGCGTTCCGATCTCAGAGCTGGATCGATCGTGTCAATTCAGCAGTATCAACACTTCTTCTCGGTACTCCCGAACTGGCGCTAGCAATGTTCTTGATGTTCACTGCAGCCCACTTTGCAATGTTGCCGACTGGCGGAATGAGCTCACTGCCCACCGAAGGTGCAGCCTGGTTCGCTGTTCCTGACATGATTCGTCATCTACTAATTCCGGCAGTGGCTCTTGCCCTGACTGCGTCGCCTATCCTGTTTCGTCATGTTCGCTCAGCCATGCTGGAAGCGTGGAACTCCCCATTTGTTAACGCCGCTAAGGGACACGGGATTGGAAATAAACGCCTGCTCATGCAATACGCCCTACCGGCCGCCGCAAATCCACTCATCTCGCTTTTTGGGCTATCCCTGGCCGGATTACTAAGCGGATCATTCCTGATTGAAATCATCACCGGATGGCCGGGATTGGGACCTCTCTTTATTAATGCTGTTTTCGCTCGCGATCTTCACATCGTGATGGCCGTCGTCATGTTGTTTTCCGTTTTGCTGGTCTTCGCGAACCTTGCCAGCGACTTGTTTTTGTACGCGCTGGATCCGCGCGTGAGGGCTGAATGCTGA
- a CDS encoding ABC transporter ATP-binding protein, with amino-acid sequence MEILILLDSGALAALADGVYLLPVCSPSRTLLEVRDLSVSYATRGGTRVILEALNCEVHSGEVVGLQGRSGCGKTSAALAILGLLPYGAIARGEVLFRGNDLLKLKESELRKIRGREASIIYQEPALALSPVMRVGDQIAKVLRAHSALDWQGCQQQARQVLNQVKLGADRHYRAYPHELSGGECHRVVLAQALICRPALVIADEPTTGLDVSLKNEILDLIAILRRETGAAFLVISHDRAVTDRLADRTISLPFSNGNETGMSISVPAAAKQGFSPPQATPLIAVRNLSKCYQPRGLFQTRSASKQALHSVNLSIPRGSLTALVGPSASGKSTLARCMALLEEADAGEIVFEDKNLLCLPLQQLRAFRPRLQYVSQDPAAALNPRMSAAEVIAEPLVIQNRSSRSDRRRRAELLMEQTGLDPSFADRSCHEFSGGQKQRLVIARALVLEPSLLIFDESLSGLDPQTQEEILGLLLSLRRKLGITQLLISHDMELVSKVAERVLIMRAGNIVEEHEAAEICNMNARATEHFVDAQTRQSLALSEVK; translated from the coding sequence TTGGAAATACTTATCTTGCTCGATTCAGGCGCCTTGGCTGCGCTCGCGGACGGAGTGTATCTGTTGCCCGTTTGTTCGCCATCACGCACCCTGCTTGAGGTACGCGACCTCTCTGTCTCCTATGCGACGCGGGGTGGAACTCGTGTCATCCTGGAAGCCCTCAACTGCGAGGTCCACAGTGGCGAAGTCGTGGGGCTGCAAGGACGGTCCGGGTGCGGCAAGACATCAGCCGCATTGGCTATTTTGGGACTCCTTCCGTATGGCGCGATTGCGCGCGGCGAGGTGCTCTTTCGCGGAAACGACTTGCTAAAGCTTAAGGAGTCTGAGCTCCGCAAAATCCGTGGGCGGGAAGCTTCAATTATCTATCAAGAGCCCGCTCTTGCGTTAAGTCCGGTAATGCGCGTAGGCGATCAGATCGCTAAGGTGCTTCGAGCTCATAGCGCACTGGATTGGCAAGGGTGCCAGCAGCAAGCACGGCAGGTTTTGAACCAAGTCAAACTTGGTGCAGATCGTCACTATCGGGCATATCCGCACGAGTTGAGCGGGGGCGAATGTCATCGCGTCGTGCTGGCCCAAGCGTTGATATGCCGCCCAGCGCTCGTAATTGCCGATGAACCGACAACGGGTCTCGACGTTTCGTTAAAAAACGAAATTCTGGACCTTATTGCGATTCTGAGACGCGAGACTGGAGCGGCGTTCCTGGTGATTAGTCATGATCGCGCTGTCACAGACAGGCTGGCGGATCGGACAATCAGTTTACCTTTCAGTAATGGTAATGAAACTGGGATGTCCATCAGCGTGCCGGCCGCGGCAAAGCAAGGCTTCTCGCCGCCGCAAGCAACACCTCTCATTGCGGTGCGGAATCTGAGTAAGTGCTATCAGCCTCGTGGATTGTTTCAAACAAGGAGCGCCTCCAAGCAGGCACTTCATTCCGTGAACTTAAGCATCCCGCGAGGATCATTGACCGCCCTGGTGGGCCCCTCTGCTTCGGGAAAATCAACACTAGCCCGTTGCATGGCATTGCTGGAAGAAGCCGATGCGGGAGAGATTGTTTTCGAGGATAAAAACCTCCTTTGCTTACCATTGCAACAGCTGCGTGCGTTTCGCCCGCGCCTGCAATACGTTTCTCAGGATCCAGCAGCGGCCCTGAACCCACGGATGTCGGCTGCAGAAGTTATAGCCGAGCCGCTCGTAATTCAAAATCGCAGTAGTCGTTCCGACAGAAGGAGACGGGCCGAATTATTGATGGAGCAAACAGGACTAGACCCTTCGTTCGCAGATCGATCCTGCCATGAATTCAGCGGCGGCCAAAAGCAACGGTTAGTTATCGCGCGAGCCCTGGTGCTTGAACCCAGCCTGCTGATCTTCGACGAGTCCCTCTCAGGTCTTGACCCTCAAACTCAAGAGGAGATACTTGGGTTACTGCTAAGTCTCCGACGGAAACTCGGAATTACGCAGCTACTCATCTCTCATGACATGGAGCTTGTCTCGAAGGTCGCCGAGCGTGTCCTGATCATGCGAGCCGGTAACATCGTGGAAGAACACGAAGCGGCTGAAATTTGCAACATGAACGCCCGCGCAACGGAGCACTTCGTGGATGCTCAAACGAGGCAATCACTCGCACTTTCGGAGGTGAAATGA
- the malQ gene encoding 4-alpha-glucanotransferase encodes MSFPRACGTLLHITSLPSRGGIGDLGEDAYHFVDFLAASRQRLWQVLPTSPPATGNSPYSATSAFAGNPLFISLERLAEHGWLTKGDAKNLAVPDCKVDFTLTQKTKLPLLRKAAEGFLDRAEGISRKRFETFCWLNGWWLEDYVLFEVLRNRHEQKSWTEWPEKYRRRDPAAIEHVKRDDSRDLMLARTIQFFFSEQWRAMHQYCASKGIKLIGDIAIFVNLDSADVWNHPEIFQLDEDLNPIFVSGVPPDFFSKTGQRWGNPLYRWDILRQRGYDWWIQRVKWALQQCDIIRLDHFRGFEAYWEIPANEETAVNGRWAQGPNHDLFHALHQALGDLPFIAEDLGTITAEVEQLRRAFAMPGMRILQFGFGNPGAHIYLPHRFESNTVVYTGTHDNDTTVGWWKTGASSEEKRAVECYMPPNSDGIHWAFVRAAVTSVADLCVVPMQDWLGLDGDCRMNVPSRPENNWAWRVEKKALTSDLSKKIAQLVELADRDQIDTAGIRNSQSREIEEFAA; translated from the coding sequence ATGTCATTTCCACGAGCCTGCGGAACGCTGCTGCACATAACCTCGCTGCCCTCGCGCGGCGGTATCGGCGACTTGGGCGAGGACGCGTACCACTTTGTTGACTTCCTGGCGGCATCGCGCCAACGGCTTTGGCAAGTACTGCCGACCAGTCCTCCCGCCACCGGCAACTCCCCATATTCAGCGACTTCAGCTTTTGCCGGTAATCCGCTGTTTATCAGCCTTGAACGTCTTGCGGAACACGGCTGGTTAACTAAGGGGGATGCTAAGAATCTTGCGGTCCCTGATTGTAAGGTTGATTTCACTCTCACACAAAAGACAAAGCTGCCGTTGCTGCGAAAGGCTGCAGAGGGTTTTCTAGACCGAGCCGAAGGAATCTCGCGCAAGCGTTTCGAAACTTTCTGTTGGCTTAATGGCTGGTGGCTTGAGGACTACGTTCTATTCGAAGTTCTGCGTAATCGTCACGAACAGAAGAGCTGGACGGAATGGCCGGAAAAGTACCGCCGCCGAGATCCTGCAGCAATTGAGCACGTAAAGCGCGATGATTCCCGCGACCTCATGCTCGCGCGCACAATCCAGTTCTTCTTTTCTGAACAATGGCGCGCCATGCATCAGTACTGTGCCTCGAAGGGAATAAAACTGATTGGCGACATTGCAATTTTTGTGAACCTTGATAGCGCAGACGTCTGGAACCATCCTGAGATTTTCCAGCTTGACGAAGATCTGAACCCGATTTTTGTTTCGGGGGTGCCACCGGATTTCTTCAGCAAGACGGGCCAGCGCTGGGGAAATCCTCTCTATCGATGGGACATTCTTCGTCAGCGCGGCTACGACTGGTGGATTCAGCGCGTAAAGTGGGCGCTGCAGCAGTGCGACATTATCCGTCTCGATCATTTCCGCGGATTCGAAGCATATTGGGAAATTCCTGCGAATGAGGAGACGGCGGTCAATGGTCGTTGGGCGCAGGGACCGAATCATGACCTCTTCCATGCTCTGCATCAGGCGCTGGGTGATCTTCCTTTCATTGCAGAGGATCTTGGCACTATCACTGCGGAAGTGGAACAGTTGCGCCGAGCTTTTGCCATGCCGGGAATGCGTATTCTACAGTTCGGTTTTGGGAATCCTGGAGCGCATATCTATCTGCCGCATCGCTTCGAATCGAATACGGTCGTCTACACGGGTACGCATGACAACGACACCACTGTTGGTTGGTGGAAGACTGGAGCCAGCAGCGAAGAAAAGCGCGCAGTAGAATGTTACATGCCGCCGAATTCTGATGGAATTCACTGGGCTTTTGTTCGAGCTGCAGTTACGTCGGTCGCCGATCTCTGCGTAGTCCCTATGCAGGACTGGCTGGGGCTTGATGGGGATTGCCGCATGAACGTACCCTCGCGTCCCGAAAACAATTGGGCGTGGCGCGTAGAGAAAAAGGCGCTGACCAGCGACCTTTCGAAAAAGATCGCACAGCTAGTGGAGTTAGCGGATCGGGATCAGATCGATACGGCTGGAATCCGAAATTCTCAGTCCCGCGAGATAGAAGAATTCGCTGCTTGA
- a CDS encoding peptidylprolyl isomerase, with protein MIKFLQTPTRAKKFVLGGLLVVVAVMMVITLIPGIFDSLTNTAGRGVYARVGGHDVTTADVDRTAQQMARQQRLPAEFVSFVRPQAANQLVTKYALIAEARRLRLQATDEEVRNFLHQGQFAEALFPKGEFVGQANYENFVQENFSMGIAQFEDLVKEQLLISKLIAMVQGNVTVPESAVKEDYLKQNLKVKFAYAVLTTEEMMKQVKVTDTELKAFYDKHKKEYVNSIPEKRKARYIAISALNIPGVNVSDDDIRQYYNQHADQYKIPERVHVRHILVKTPTPGAGAKVDQKAVDAAKAKAEGLLQQLQTGGNFEELAKKNSDDPGSAAKGGELPSFQHGAMVPEFEQAAFALQNKGQLSGLVKSQFGYHIIQLIDKQAAHTKSLDEVKADINPIVKQQKGSKAADELARTLEAQAKTQGLDKAAAARNLQVQTSDYFSNTDSLPGLGQAPDFMQAAFSAKPKSPPQLARTTNGYAVFEIVDSQPAKTPTFEEAKERVEKEFRNEQAQSMLDRKTQELSERAKVLHDLKKAASEQDAQLKTSDLVTQQSQVPDIGPMNGPASVAFTLGKNQISGPVSTGRNGVVLQVLDLQEPSAEEFAKNKDVARERTLEQKRGQNFQLYASNLIQTMEKDGRIKYNKEEQQSGRLPAGS; from the coding sequence ATGATTAAGTTTCTGCAAACGCCCACTCGGGCGAAGAAATTCGTTTTGGGAGGCTTGTTGGTCGTGGTCGCCGTGATGATGGTCATCACGCTGATTCCCGGCATCTTCGACAGCCTTACGAATACCGCCGGTCGCGGGGTTTATGCGCGTGTTGGCGGGCACGATGTGACCACGGCTGACGTTGATCGCACGGCGCAGCAAATGGCGCGTCAGCAACGCCTGCCTGCGGAATTCGTTTCGTTTGTTCGCCCGCAGGCCGCGAATCAGCTTGTGACCAAGTACGCGCTCATCGCTGAAGCGCGCCGGTTGCGCCTGCAGGCAACGGACGAAGAAGTTCGTAACTTCCTGCATCAAGGACAGTTCGCTGAGGCACTGTTCCCAAAAGGCGAATTCGTTGGACAGGCAAATTACGAGAACTTTGTCCAAGAGAACTTCAGTATGGGCATCGCGCAGTTCGAGGACCTGGTGAAAGAACAGCTGCTGATCTCCAAACTGATCGCGATGGTGCAAGGCAACGTCACGGTGCCGGAATCCGCAGTGAAGGAGGACTATCTCAAGCAGAATCTTAAAGTGAAGTTCGCGTATGCGGTCCTCACCACCGAGGAAATGATGAAGCAGGTGAAGGTCACCGACACCGAACTGAAGGCCTTCTATGACAAACACAAGAAGGAGTACGTAAATTCAATTCCGGAGAAGCGGAAGGCGCGCTACATCGCAATCAGCGCATTGAATATTCCCGGCGTGAATGTCAGCGATGACGATATCCGGCAGTACTACAACCAGCACGCCGATCAGTACAAAATCCCAGAGCGCGTGCATGTGCGTCACATTCTTGTGAAAACTCCAACGCCTGGAGCGGGCGCCAAGGTAGATCAGAAGGCTGTCGACGCAGCGAAAGCCAAAGCTGAGGGATTGTTGCAGCAACTGCAGACGGGCGGCAATTTCGAGGAACTCGCGAAGAAGAACTCTGACGATCCGGGAAGTGCCGCAAAAGGTGGAGAACTACCGTCCTTTCAACACGGCGCCATGGTTCCTGAGTTCGAACAGGCGGCATTTGCCCTGCAGAACAAAGGACAGCTCAGCGGATTGGTGAAGAGCCAATTCGGATATCACATCATCCAGTTGATCGATAAGCAGGCGGCGCACACGAAATCGCTCGACGAAGTGAAAGCTGATATCAACCCGATCGTGAAGCAGCAGAAGGGGTCAAAGGCCGCTGACGAGCTGGCACGCACTCTGGAAGCGCAAGCGAAGACGCAGGGATTGGATAAGGCTGCGGCAGCGCGCAATCTGCAAGTCCAGACCTCCGATTACTTCTCCAACACCGACTCCCTTCCCGGCTTAGGTCAGGCGCCAGACTTCATGCAGGCGGCCTTTTCTGCAAAGCCGAAATCTCCGCCGCAGCTTGCGAGAACCACGAATGGTTATGCAGTATTCGAGATCGTTGACTCACAGCCAGCTAAGACGCCGACATTCGAGGAGGCAAAGGAACGCGTTGAGAAGGAGTTCCGCAATGAGCAGGCACAGTCGATGCTTGATCGCAAGACGCAGGAACTCTCGGAACGCGCGAAAGTGCTTCACGATCTGAAGAAAGCAGCCAGTGAACAAGACGCACAGCTTAAGACAAGCGATCTTGTGACGCAGCAAAGTCAGGTTCCCGACATTGGACCGATGAATGGGCCGGCATCTGTGGCTTTCACTTTGGGAAAAAATCAAATCAGCGGACCAGTCTCCACTGGCCGCAATGGCGTAGTGCTTCAAGTGCTCGATCTTCAGGAGCCTTCAGCGGAAGAGTTCGCTAAGAATAAAGATGTCGCGCGCGAGCGCACATTGGAACAGAAGCGCGGTCAGAACTTCCAGCTTTATGCGTCAAATTTGATTCAAACCATGGAGAAGGATGGACGCATCAAGTACAACAAAGAAGAGCAGCAATCTGGACGTTTACCGGCGGGTAGCTAA